GGGTCGAGCACTTCGACTGGCTCGAACCGCTCTTCGTCGAACGCCTGGAGTGCCGGGCGGGCCGGATGCTCGTGCCCGAGCGGCCCGGCCTCGGGCTGTCGCTCAGCGAGCAGTGCCGGGCCTGGACCCTCGAGCGGGACACGATCGATCGCGCCGCGACCTGACCGGGCTTCGCGCGGGGGTCGGTCCCCCGACCGCCGGACCCGCCCGGAGTCACGCCCGGCCGGGGCCGGGTTCCGTCCGCGGCGGGAAGAGCCCCTGCAGCACGTCCGAGATGGTGACCACGCCGAGCGTGCGCTCGGACGTGCGGACGAGGGCCAGCTGGGTGCTGGTCCGGCGCATCCGGGACAGGGCGTCGAGGACGGTGGTGTCCGGGTCCAGTTCGGAGCAGTCCCGCACGAGTCCGTGGAGGGGCTGGTCGGGGGTGCTGGTGAGGGTGTCGCGGACGTGCACCAGACCGCTCGGTGCCGCGGGGCTGCCCACGAGGATCCGCAGATGTCCGGACCGGCGGCTGGCGGCCTGCACGTCGGCTGCGGTGGCCGTGCTCGGTACGGAGGCGACCGGTTCCTCGCCGGTGAGGTCCCCGACCCGCAGCCGGGTCAGTTCGAGGGCGCCGGCGAGCTGGTCGGAGGACCAGGAGTCGAGGTCGCCGCTCTCGGCGGAGTGCCGCACGAGCTGGCGCAGCTCGTCGGGGTTCTGCTCGATGGCGACTTCGTCGACCGGCTGCACCCCGACCGCTTCGACGAGCTTGTTCGCGGCGGTGTTGAGCAGCGTCAGCACGGGGCGGAACAGCCACATGAAGCCGCGCATGGGGAAGGCGAGCAGCACGGCCGAGCGCTCGGGGTGGGCGATCGCCCACGACTTGGGCGCCATCTCGCCCACCACCAGGTGCAGGAAGGTCGCCAGCAGCAGCGCGAGGACGAACGCCGTCGCGCTGCTGAGCCAGTGCGGCAGGCCGAGCGCGGTGAGCACGGGGGCCAGTGCGTGCTCGACGGCCGGTTCGGTGATCGCGCCCAGGGCCAGGGTGCAGGCGGTGATGCCGAGCTGGCAGCCTGCGAGCAGGACCGAGACCTCCGAGGAGCTGCGCAGGGCCGCTCGGGCCGCGCGGCTCGTGGTCGCCTGTTCCTCCAGGCGGGTCCGGCGCGCGCCGATGGTGGCGAACTCGATCGCGACGAAGACCGCGCTGGCCGCGATGATCGCGATGGTGGCCAGGGTGGCCGTCCAGGGGTCGTGCATCAGGACTCCTCGTGGCCGGGGTCGGTCGGCTGCTCGCCCGCCGTTGTCGGGCTCTCGTTCGGGGGACCGTCGAGCAGCTCCAGCGTCAGGAGCGCGGGCACGTGCTGCTCGATCTCGGTGACGGTGGCGCGCAGCACCCGGTTCGGTGGGTGCTCCTGGTGGGCGAGTTCGACCGGATCGCCCGGAAGGTCGATGTCGATCACCGCGTTCTCGGCGGGCAGCGTTCCGTGGTTGGCGATGACGAGGCCGGAGACGGTTTCGTAGTCCCCGCGGGGCAGCACGTGGGCGAGCTCGCGCTCGACCTCGTCGAGCGGGGCGTCGCCTCGGACCCACCACCGCTGTCCGTCGGCGTCCGCGGCGAGCAGGTGGGGCTGCTCGTCGACGTCGTGCTCGTCGGTGAGTTCGCCGACCAGTTCCTCGGCCAGGTCCTCGGCCGTGACGATGCCGGCGAAGCCGCCGTACTCGTCGACGGCGCAGGCCAGCTTGCCCCGGGACTCCGCCATCGCGGTGACCGCCTCGGGCAGGGGCATCAGCGTGGGGATGACGGTGGCGGGCCGGGCGATTTCGGTGACCGGGCGCTCGTCGGTCGCCGTGCCCTCGGCGATCGCGTCCAGCACGTCGACCAGGTGCACCACACCTGCGATCTCCCCGTCCTCGTTGAGCACCGGGTATCGCGAGTGTCCGCGGCTCATGGTCGCGCGCGCCTCGGCGAGGGTGGCGTGCTCGTCGAGGACGTCCACGCGGGACCGGGGCACGAGGGCGTGCTCGACGTCGCGGTCGGGAAAGTCCAGCACCCGGTCCAGCAGCAGGGAGAGCTCGGCGGGAAGTTCTCCGGCCTGGCGGGAGGCGGCCACGATCCGCTGCAGGTCCCGCGGACTGGCCGCGTGCTCGACGTCGTGCACCGGCTCGATCCGCAGCAGTCGCAGCAGCCCGGCCGAGGCCCGGTCGAAGAACCAGATCAACCAGCCGGCCAGGCGCAGGTACAGCATCGTCGAGGCCGACAACCACCGCGCGAGCTGGTAGGGCCGGGCGATGGCGAGGTTCTTGGGGAACAGCTCGCCGAAGAGCATCTGCACGAAGGTGGACACCACCAGCACTCCGACGGTGCCGATCGCCACGCCTGCCGTCGTGGACACCCCCGTGGTTCCGAGAAGCGTTCCCACGGCGTTGCCGACCAGGGGTTCGGCCACGTAGCCGACCAGCAACCCGGTCACGGTGATGCCCAGCTGGGCGCCGGAGAGCATGAACGAGGTCCGCCGGGTGACCCGCAGCATCCGCTCGGCGACCCGGTCGCCCCGTTCGGCCTGGGACTCCAGCCGGGATCGGTCGACGGTGATGAAGGCGAATTCCTGGGCGACGAAGTACCCGTTGGCCGCGATGATCGCGGCGATCAGCAGCAGACCACCGAGCAGGGACAGAGCCAGTACCACGTGACCATTGTGCCGAATGCCCGAATCAGCGAGTGGTGGGTGCGCGCGGCCCCGTCCGTGCGCGGGGCGACCGGACACCGACCGTGGTGTCCAGGTGACTCAGCGTTGCGGCGGGTTCTGCGTGAGGTCGCTGCTCGGTGTCGCGGAGTGCTCGGTGTCGTGGTCGCGTTCGCGCTTCGGCCCGGTGGTCCTGCGGCGGTAGCGACGCCAGAGCACCGCGCCCACGCCGACGAGGGCGACCGCGGCGAACAGGATCCAGCTCACCCGTCCGAGCACGTCCTCGAGGTAGGTGGCCGAGGTTCCCGCTGCCGTGCCGAGGCCGATGTGCAGCAGCGCCCAGCCGCTCGATCCGAGCAGCGAGGCGGGCAGGAAGCGGCGGAACACCATCCCGCTCGTTCCGGCCGCCACCGGGGTCAGGGTGCGCACCACGGGCAGGAATCGGGCGGTGAACACCGCCCCGCTGCCGTGGCGGCGCAGCATCGTCGCGGCGCGGTCCCAGTGCTCGCGCCCCAGTCTGGTGACGATGCGCGTTTCCCGCATGCGGGTGCCGAAGCGCCGCCCCAGCCAGTAGCCGAAGCAGTCACCAGCGCAGGCGCACCCGGCGACGATGGCGACCATGCCCAGGAACTGGTCGGTCTCGGTCACGCTCGCGCCTGCGATGAGCAGAGCGGTTTCCCCGGGGACGAGAAACCCCAGCCCGAGGGTGCACTCGCTCAGGGCCAGCACCCCGGCCAGCACCATCACCAGTGGCCACGGAAGCTCCGCCAGGATGGTGAGCCCCTCGCTGATGTTCGGCATGCACACTCCTCGTAATCGGGGGCGATGCCGACACCGTACCGACGCTGGTGCTCGTGCGCCGCACCGTTCGGGGCGGCTGTGACGGTATTCGCCGGGGTGTTGCGTGGTGGGCACGCGCTTCCGGGGAGCGGGACGTTCGGGTAGCCGGTGGGCCCGGACACCCGCGGCCGTGGACTCGCTGCGACCGCGGTTGTCTCACAATTCGTCTCAGATTGTGTTGCGTCCGGTTCTGAGATGGCGGTAGAGCGTGGCCCGGGAGACGCCCAGCCGGGAGGCGATCTCCTCGGCGGAGTGCTGTCCGGAGGCGTGGAGCTCGCGGGCGAGTTCGGCGTCGGCGGCGGAGAGCCTCCGGGGGCGCCCGGCGCGAGCGCGGTGGGTGTGCGCCGGTTCCGAGGCCGGCGGGTGGCCGAGCAGGCGCCACACGCCGGTGAGGAGGTGCTCGCGCAGCGCCTCGTCCGACAGGTCCGGCAGCAGCGCGATCGGGTCGGTGAGGGCGGAGAGCGCTTGGGCGAGCACGACCCGCTCGGCGGGGCCCGCGTTCGTGCCCGCCGCGGTGTCGATGGCGCGGTCCATCACCGTCAGCACGCGGGTGAACGCCTCCGAGGGGACGGAGGCCAGCTCGCGCAGCAGTGCGAGCAGGGTTCCGCGGTAGCGCAGGAAGATCTCCACCCAGCCGGTCATCAGTCTCGTGCGCACCGTGCCGAGGTCCTCCTGCCGGGCCGCCTCGGCGAGCACCTGCTCGAGTTCGGTGGTCATCGGGTCGAGCAGGTGGGTGAGGATCTCGGCTTTCGAGGTGAAGTGGTGGTACAGCGCGGGTTTGGTGATGCCGATCCG
The sequence above is a segment of the Actinopolyspora saharensis genome. Coding sequences within it:
- a CDS encoding CNNM domain-containing protein — encoded protein: MHDPWTATLATIAIIAASAVFVAIEFATIGARRTRLEEQATTSRAARAALRSSSEVSVLLAGCQLGITACTLALGAITEPAVEHALAPVLTALGLPHWLSSATAFVLALLLATFLHLVVGEMAPKSWAIAHPERSAVLLAFPMRGFMWLFRPVLTLLNTAANKLVEAVGVQPVDEVAIEQNPDELRQLVRHSAESGDLDSWSSDQLAGALELTRLRVGDLTGEEPVASVPSTATAADVQAASRRSGHLRILVGSPAAPSGLVHVRDTLTSTPDQPLHGLVRDCSELDPDTTVLDALSRMRRTSTQLALVRTSERTLGVVTISDVLQGLFPPRTEPGPGRA
- a CDS encoding hemolysin family protein, with the translated sequence MVLALSLLGGLLLIAAIIAANGYFVAQEFAFITVDRSRLESQAERGDRVAERMLRVTRRTSFMLSGAQLGITVTGLLVGYVAEPLVGNAVGTLLGTTGVSTTAGVAIGTVGVLVVSTFVQMLFGELFPKNLAIARPYQLARWLSASTMLYLRLAGWLIWFFDRASAGLLRLLRIEPVHDVEHAASPRDLQRIVAASRQAGELPAELSLLLDRVLDFPDRDVEHALVPRSRVDVLDEHATLAEARATMSRGHSRYPVLNEDGEIAGVVHLVDVLDAIAEGTATDERPVTEIARPATVIPTLMPLPEAVTAMAESRGKLACAVDEYGGFAGIVTAEDLAEELVGELTDEHDVDEQPHLLAADADGQRWWVRGDAPLDEVERELAHVLPRGDYETVSGLVIANHGTLPAENAVIDIDLPGDPVELAHQEHPPNRVLRATVTEIEQHVPALLTLELLDGPPNESPTTAGEQPTDPGHEES
- a CDS encoding DedA family protein translates to MPNISEGLTILAELPWPLVMVLAGVLALSECTLGLGFLVPGETALLIAGASVTETDQFLGMVAIVAGCACAGDCFGYWLGRRFGTRMRETRIVTRLGREHWDRAATMLRRHGSGAVFTARFLPVVRTLTPVAAGTSGMVFRRFLPASLLGSSGWALLHIGLGTAAGTSATYLEDVLGRVSWILFAAVALVGVGAVLWRRYRRRTTGPKRERDHDTEHSATPSSDLTQNPPQR
- a CDS encoding TetR family transcriptional regulator, yielding MVERQADTRTRILATAEQLFVERGYHPTTLQEIADRIGITKPALYHHFTSKAEILTHLLDPMTTELEQVLAEAARQEDLGTVRTRLMTGWVEIFLRYRGTLLALLRELASVPSEAFTRVLTVMDRAIDTAAGTNAGPAERVVLAQALSALTDPIALLPDLSDEALREHLLTGVWRLLGHPPASEPAHTHRARAGRPRRLSAADAELARELHASGQHSAEEIASRLGVSRATLYRHLRTGRNTI